In Crinalium epipsammum PCC 9333, the genomic window AGCGGATCAGCAAAGGATGTATTAGTGAGTTGCAGATCAGCTTTTAAAGCTAGGCAGTGTTTAACTGAAGTTTCTCCCAAAGTCTATCAATCGTAACAAAATTATAACCTTGCTCGATCAACATGGGAATGATTTGAGCAGTAGTTTGGGCTACGTCTTGTCCTCCATAATAGCCATCATGCAGAACAATTAACGACCCATTGTGAACTTGTCGGATAATTCGTTGAGTAACAACTGAAATTCCAGGTCGTACCCAATCTTCTGGTACAACACTCCACATTACAGGTCGATAATTCCACTCGTGTAATAAATCTAAGGTTCGGGGTCTAAACAAACCATTAGGGGGTCGCACATCACGAACATATTTAGGTTCTAAATTACAGGAAGTTGCGATCGCCTCCTGGGTTAATTCCAAACTCTGCTTCAACTCCTTACTACTTAGACGAGCAAAAGAGCGATGATCGTACCCGTGTAATCCAATCCAGTGACCTCGTTGATATACAGATCTAGCCACTGCTGGTGCGCGGTTAACACAAACACCTAGCCAGAAAAAACTAGCCGAAACTTGGTAACGATCTAATACATCTAATAGCTGCGGTGTGTATTCAGGATGCGGGCCATCATCAAAGGTAAGCGCGATTTCTTTTGAATTAGCACATCCAGCCCAAAGGCAGCTAGGAAAAGTAGGTTTAAGAATTCGGTAGAGAATTGGAGTTATGGGCGCAATCGGCATTCAGTTTTAAAGCATCTAATTTTTAAGGAATTGAATTGAAGAGTGAATAATCACCTGAGATGTAAAAGCCTAGTCAAGCTAAACGACGAGGCTATTTTTTTAAGGTTAACAATAATTTCCTATTATTACTGCTTTGTGATCAAAAAATTTTGCTGTATTTAGCCTAGCTTAGGCGCAAAAATAGGTTTGTAGTGAAGCTTTAGCGCCAAAATTTTAAGATACATCTGCCCAAAAACAATGTAGAGACGCATTATTTCGCGTCTCTACGCTGAAAGCTAAAAGCTATAAATAACCCACCTTAATTTCTGGATAGGTCTAATTGATACTTAACCAAATAGTTTTTTAGTTGCTCTTTCAGCACGAGCTTCGGCTGAAGCCATTACTTCTGCGAGATTTTCTAACATCTCTCCAGGGTAATTTTCCAAAACTCTAGTAGATAAAGAAACTCGTCCTTTACCTTCATCAAGTTCAATAATCACTGCTTTAATAGGCTGACCTATTTCAAACAGCGACGGTAAGGATTCAATATACTTTTGGCTTACCTGCTTGATGTGAATTAATCCAGTAGTACCTTCAGTTTCAACGAAGATGCCGAAAGGCTTGAGACTAGAAACTTTTCCTTCAACTAACTGTCCGACTTCTAGCTGGCTAAAGCTAGCAGCGCGATTAGCTTCACGTTGGGAAAACACCAGTTTTTTAGTTTCAGGATTAACTTCCAAAAAGCTAGTAGTCAAATTTTGACCAACTAATTCGGGTAGATTTTCCCGATCAATCAAATGCGATCGCGGAATAAACCCCCGTACCCCTTGGAAATCTACTGTCACACCCCCCTTATTCACACCACTGACGCGCACTTGCACCGATTGCTTATTGTCTTGCATTTCAGCAATAGAATCCCAAGCGTGCTTAATTTGTAACTGACGGCGAGACAGTGTTACTTGACCATCTGCATCCTGTTCCCGAATAATTAGAAATTCCTGCTCCTCCTGCAATGGCAGTACTGTCGATACATCGGTTATATCGTTTGCAGCAATCTCTTGGATGGGAACAACAGCCAAAGACTTACCACCGATATCAACATATACGCCATCAGTATCATAGCTATGTACCTTGCCGCGCACGACTTGTCCTTGTTGAAAACTATAGTCGTGTTGTTCAAGGGCTTTTGCAAAGTCATCCATTGTAAATGACTGATTTGCCTTTTGAGAAGCAGTCGATTTGGAAGTCATGAGAAGTTAAGCTGATAAGTTAAACACAGATATTGATTTCAGGTTATTGTAGTTCTTTGGCAAACAACTGTTTAACCTGTTTCCAGGCATCTGCTGCTGCGTCGGGATTATAACTACTACGTTGATCGCAAAAGAATCCGTGATCAGCTTGATCGTAGCGAAATATTTGATGAGGAATTTGATATTTTTGTAACTCTTCCTCAATTTGATCTACTTGTTCAACTGGAATGCTGGCATCTTCGCTTCCAAAGAAGGCGTAAAGCTTGCCTTTGATTTCTGGGGTGCGGGTGATTGTTGGTTCGCCGTCTCCCAAGGTGGCAGTAGCAATGCGAGCGCCATAGAAGGAGGCAGTAGCTTTGATATCTGGTAGAGTCGCTGCTAGGTAGGCAACGTGACCGCCAAAGCAAAACCCGATTACGCCAAAATTTTGTTTAACATTGGGCAGACTTTTCAAGTAATCTATTGCTGCTTGAATATCGCTGAGTAACTCTGATGCTTTGGTTTGAAAAGCATAGTTTCTACCAGTTTCGATGCTTTCTGGTGTGTATCCAGCTTCAAAATTAGGGACGGTGCGTTGAAATAGTGCAGGTGCGATCGCCATATAGCCTTCTTTAGCTAGGCGTTCTGTCACATCTCGAATGTGGGAGTTAATTCCAAAAATTTCTTGTAACACCACAATACCTGGAAATACTCCCTCGCTGGCTGGCATCGCTATGTAAGCCGAAATTTGGATATCTCCATTAGAAATTTTAACGGTATCAGTACGAATTTCTTGGTCTGTCATCATAATTTTCGATTTTGTTGGCGTTGATTTTATACCAATTTGGAAAAGTATCGCTACAAATATTTGAGCTAGAAACGTACCATGCTACGTTTTTATCAAGTAATTTTTGTGTTTTAGTGGACGATCGCAACCTAAATCAGCGATAAAAGTACTTAATAGATCGCGCATCCAGCACAATAAGTTCTATATGCGCTCTTATTACAGGGTTTTAGGGTGCAAAATATGGTTCAGTTTCAAATTCAGCCAGATAGTGAAGTCCCTGCATCAAAACAGTTATTTGACCAGATGCAATTTGCGATCGCCTCTCGTCAGTTTCCACCTGGTAAGCGTTTGCCTAGCACCAGACTATTAGCTATGCAAACAGGGCTGCACCGTAACACTATTAGCAAAGTATATAAACAACTAGAAGAAGGTGGACTGGTAGACACCCAAGCCGGATCGGGCATTTATGTCCGCGCTTTAGGTCATGAGATTGGCACTCAACATCGATCGCCACTGCTGGATAACTATCCCAAAGCTAATCAAATTGTCCAAAAAAGCTTGGATGAACTACTCAACCAAGATTTTTCACTTTCTTTTGCCAGAGAATTATTTTTAGCAGAAATCGACTGGCGCTTACGCTGTAGTGCTAGAGTGCTGGTGACAGTTCCCCAAAGAGATCTTGGCGCAGGTGAGTTGATGGTGCAAGAACTCGAAGAAGCCTTAAAAATTCCAGTCCAACTGGTTCCTCTGGAAGAACTTCAAGTATTGCTACAGCAAACACACTCCGCCACAGTAGTAACTAACCGCTATTTTATTCAAGAAGCAGAAGCGATCGCTGCCCCTAACTCGGTGCGCGTTATCCCTGTGGATATTCACGACTACGAAGACGAACTCAAATTAATTACAGATTTACCTAAAGACAGCTATCTTGGGATCGTTAGCCTCAGTGCAGGTATTTTAAACGTTGCAGAAATTATTATTTATAGTCTGCGTGGCGATGATTTGCTTGTAGTGACTTGCCAAGTTACAGATACCTACAAGCTCAAAGCTATTGTACGCAGCGCCCATACCATTATCGCCGATCAAGTAACTTTACCTACGGTTAAGGCAGCAATTGCCGCCGCCAGAGAAGATATTATTCGCCCACCCCAAATATTTATCAGTGAAAACTACATCTCCACCAAGTCGATTAGTTTGTTGAAACGGGAATTGGGCTTAGAGTAATGATCAACGTAACAATAAATACAATTTTCCCAATGTTTAATTGGGAGCAATTTTTCTTTTCAGCTAATGATTTTAGCTGATAAGCTGTTGTGTTTCTAGGTTTTATCTTTGAGGGGGAGAGGAGGGAGGAGGGAGGAGGGAGGAGAGAGGGGAAAAGCGTTTGATAACTTTTCTCTTAATTTAAAAATGTACAAGTTTATTTGCGTAGACGCAAAACTTCGGCAGTAAGGTCGCTCATGCTGACAAATTACCTAGCTATATCCGTAAAAATACGTAAGTGTAATCAGCTAGATCGCCTTAATTTCCAATTCATCGGCTAAAGTGAAGATTGTTGTTTTTGGTTAATGGGAGAGTGAGCTTGCCCACTCCTCAGCTTAAACATTTCTATCACTTTATTACAAATTTCTTCAAATTATTGTTCCAGCTTTTGATCTACTAATCAATTATTTATAGATGGAAATGATGCAAATAAAACTTTTTAACTTAGAATGATAAAATTACGATGATTATATGAGCTTCGAGGGTCTGCTGTGATCCGTTCTGCAACTTTAACGCTTCAGCCGACGCTGCCACAGATGGTGGACAGTAATCGCCTAAGGTTATTCTCTGGTTCCGCCAATCTGCAACTGTCTCAGGAAATTGCTCGCTATTTAGGTATGGACTTAGGTCCCATGCTCCGCAAGCGATTTGCAGATGGTGAGCTATACATCCAAATTCAGGAATCAATCCGAGGTTGTGATGTTTATTTGATTCAGCCAACTTGCCAGCCAGTGAACGATCACTTAATGGAGTTGCTGATCATGATCGATGCCTGTCGTCGCGCTTCGGCTCGGCAAATCACGGCTGTCATGCCTTACTATGGATACGCTCGTGCAGATCGTAAGACTGCTGGGCGCGAATCCATCACAGCCAAGTTGGTTGCTAACTTAATTACTCAGGCTGGAGCCGATCGCATTTTAGCAATGGATTTGCATTCTGCTCAGATCCAAGGCTACTTTGATATTCCGTTCGATCATGTCTACGGTTCACCTGTACTAATTAATTACTTAGCCAGCAAGCAACTATCAGATCTAGTGGTGGTTTCACCCGATGTCGGTGGAGTTGCACGAGCGAGAGCATTTGCCAAAAAGCTCAATGATGCTCCTCTAGCAATTGTTGATAAGCGTCGCCAAGCCCATAACGTGGCAGAAGTTATGAATGTAATTGGCGATGTTGCTGGTAAAACAGCCGTTTTAGTAGACGACATGATCGACACTGGTGGCACAATTAGCGAAGCCGCTAGGATATTGCGACAGCAGGGAGCTAGACAAGTTTATGCTTGTGCTACTCATGCCGTTTTCTCTCCACCTGCGATCGAACGTCTATCTAGCGGTGTGTTTGAAGAAGTAATTGTCACAAATACTATTCCAGTTCCCGAAAGCGATCGCTTTGAGCAGCTTACGCTGTTGTCAGTAGCAAACGTATTAGGTGAAACTATCTGGAGAATTCACGAGGATACTTCTGTTAGCAGTATGTTCCGCTAGCCAAAATTAACCAAAAAGGAGTCAGGATTCAGAATGATCGCCTGAATTCTCCTGACTCCTGACTTGTTTAATTTTTGATTTACTAAGAAGTAACAAAACGTTTTTTTAGTGATTCCGCACGACGTTTGGCAGTGTCATTGTCGGGATCATACTTAAGAGCATCTTCATAAGTTTGTAAAGCTTGAGCCGTTAATTTTTTACGCTCGTAAGCGTGAGCAAGATTGTTAATCCCAGTTACATAGTTTGGTTGGGCTTTCAAGGCTTCTTTGTAGTTCCGAATTGCTAAATCGTATTGCTCTTGAGCAAAATAAGCAAAGCCTAACCCGTTGTATGTCAAAGCAAGAATTTCAGGTTCAGGATCTTCAGCTTTTAACGCTTTCTGAAACTGACCAATAGCTTGAGAGTAAAGTTTTTTATCTAGATAAATGCTACCTAACTGATAATAGTCTTCAGGCGCACCTTTTTCATTACTCAGTTGACCTTGTAGCCTAGAAATCGCCATTTCTGTCTGACGAGTTTTGAGAACCTGACGCAGAATTGTAAAACCAGCAATGGCAAGTAAAATAAGTAAAACCGAGAGATAAAGAATGGGAAGAGAACTATCCATAATTTTGTACGATCGCGCTATTGCAGGGGAAGTTAATTTTTGTCTAATTCAAGTCGGATAGATTAAACGTATATTTTGATCTGGTTGGACTAAGATTATAACTTTTTAACTTTACAACGATTTGGGATAAATTTTTGTCAGTTCTGCCAGTCGCCAGCTTAGAGTTTAGGGTAAACCCCAATAATTGGCGCGTTCTTTTAACCAACCTTCAGCTTGCCAACGAGCGATCGCACTATTTACCTGACGGCGTAAAGTATCATACTTCAATCCCTTGGGCATCACTACAGACAATGCTTCAGTTGATAACCGTGAAGGCAGAAGACGATATTGGGGATACTCCTGCACCCAGCCAGCTAATACACTAGCATCAGCAGCAAAGGCAACAACCTGATTAGATTCTAACAGCGATCGCCCTGCTTCATAAGAATCTACTCCCACCAACTGGGCATTCGGTAAATTATATTTTACGTCGGCAATGGTGCTAGAGCCTTTAATTACAGCAATTTTTTGACGAGAGAGATCGTTTATCAGCCTCACATTGGGATTTTTGGTGACAAAAGTAGTGCCATCCAAGTAGTATGAAAAACTCAAGTCAACCAACCGAGATCGGGCTGTTGTTGCTGCTACCCTAGCAATTGTCAAGTCAACTTTATTATTTGTAACAACAGATAAGCGATCGCGATTATTGACTGGTTGCAAAACAACAGCTTCAGAATTACCCAATATTTCTGCTGCCAGACGTTTAGCTAAATCTATTTCTAGTCCCTGCAAATTGCCTGCGGTATTGCGAAAACCTAACGGACGCAAATTATCTTTAACAGCAACTATTAAAGAACCCCGTTGCTTAATTTTTTCTAACTCCGCAGCAGAGGCGCAATTTGAATTAAAACTTAAAAATGAAATAGCTACAAACAGCAGGAACAATAAAGGATGAAGTCTGAAGAGTGAAGTTTTAAATTTCATGCTTCAACCTTCAACCTTCAACCTTTAGCCTTGAGAAGAAGTAGCTAACTGTACCACTTGGGCAAAGCTACCTGGATCAATTACTGCGATTTGCGCCAACATTTTACGGTTAATTTCGATATTGGCTTTTTTCATTTTGCCGATCAATTGGCTATAACTAACGCCTTGCATACGTGCTGCGGCGTTAATACGGGTGATCCACAGGCGACGAAAATCACGCTTGCGTTTTTTGCGATCGCGATAGGCGTTACGCAGCGCCTTCATCACCTGTTGATTGGCAGTCCGATACAATTTTGAATGCGAACCTCGGAAACCCTTGGCAAGCTTGAGAATCTTTTTGCGGTGCTTACGAGCGACATTACCGCGTTTTACCCGTGTCATAGCTAGTTTTTGTTTTTAGTAGTTAACAATGCGCGATCGACCCAATTAGGCAAATCTACAAATAAGGCAGCATGAGGCGTACATTTTCCTCATCTCTTTCATGCACCAGAGCTTTTTGAGACAAACGATTTCTACGTTCAGAACTCTTATGCTCTAAAAGGTGATTTTTAAAGGCTTTACGGCGAAAAATTTTGCCGCTTCCTGTAGCTTTAAAACGCTTCGCCGCAGCCCTGCGGGTTTTTAGTTTAGGCATACACTGGCTTTAATTCGACACAATCTCTTATTTTACTATTATCTGTGTTTTTTAGTCAATTAGTTGATATAGCAGTTAGCGGTTAGCTATTAGCGGTCAGCTTTTTTATGTGAAGCTACTTATACTAAATCCGCTTTGATTACCCGTTTTTTTGATTAAACCGCCAAGACGCAAAGGACGCGAAGAAAGAGAAAGAAGATTTTGGGGGTATTCAACAAAGGATTTTGTATTATCTGCGTTTATCTGCGTCCATCTGCTTGCATCTGCGTTCTAAAAAAATTAGGACTTTTGCAAGAATTATAATACTTCTGATAAAGCTACGACAGAATTAGGAAAGCGACTTTTCAATGCTGGAATTACAGGGCAAGGCTTTTTCTCCTGCAAATTGTCTCCTTGGTTGTGGTTAAATGTATTCCATCTAAAAGGTCCTTTATCTTCTGCTGCCATCCATAGCAGACGCTTGGCGCGTGTCATGGCTACATATAATAAGCGGTATTCTTCGGCACTCTTTAAACGTGCTGCTTGTTGCCAAGCTTCAGTTGCAACTGGAAGTTCAGGCAAATCTTGTGGTTGCAGATATTTACCATGTAGATAAGCCCGAATTTGCGCTCTTGCAACTTCTGCTAGGGTAAATTCTCCCAAAAATTGAGCAGCAGTAGGAACCCAAGGAGAACCAGGAAGGGTATCTTCATGCAAAAAGGGAATGAAGACATAATCCCAGTCTAAGCCTTTAGCTTTGTGCATCGTAATAATAGTGAGTTGACCTTTTCGCAGATAACGACCTTCGCTGTCTTCTGCTTCTACTGGTTCAAACTTTTCTGAGTTGACAATTTCGCTCAGGACAGTTAAGTTTGCGCTCAAGGAACCGTTACCAGCAGTTTGTTTGGCGATTCTTTCTGCTAATTTATCTGCTGTTGCTAGTTCAGATTGATCGTAGTTTAAAGTCAGAGCTAAGAAAGAAATTAGCTGATAATGGGGAAGTTCTAAACGGGCGCGTAAAAGGCTGCGACAATAGCGACCTGCTTGGCGCACCGCAGGTGTTTGGGGTGGATCTAAAGGACCTGGATAGAGGAATTGCTCTGGTAAGCTGGCAAGGGCGTTAAGGTCTTGGGTAGGGATAAGTTGACGCTGTACGAAGACTTCTAATGCTGCTTTGAGATAATCAGGGGAATGGGGACGGTCGAGAAATTGCAGCACTGCGAGAATTTCTGCGGGGACGTGAGAATATAGATTGCTTTGGGCAACGTCGTATACTTCTATACCGTGTTCGCGTTGCAAAAAGTGTAGTTGTTCGGCAATAAAGCTGCCTTGTCGGTTCTCTCGTACTAAAACTGCGGCGTTGCCTTCTGGGTTTTGGGCAAATAATTCAATAACGCGCTTACCAATTAGCTTAACTGTGTCATAAACATCACGCGGTTTGTAAATTTCTAGCCCTCGACCTGTGGGCGCTGGGTTAGCATCTTGTTGAGGGTCATCTAAATTAACGGGGCGAATATTTTGGGGGCTAAAAGGCAGTTCTGATTTAGGATTGGATAATTCTGATCCTATTTGTTCGCCTCCATAACTACGATTAACCCAGTTAAGAACAAAGTTAGCTGCATCAATAATAATTCGAGAACTACGCCCAGCTTGATCCATTGTTGCTAAACGCCCTATTTGGCTGCATTCAGAGCAAAAGGAGCGAAAATAGATCGGGTCTGCTGGGGTGAAGGTAGAGTTAATTGCTTGGTTAGGATCTCCTACTCGTACTAAATTAAGGTTATTTGTATTAGTAATTTCAAATTGTTTTGCGCTTCCTGAGTCGGTGGCGAGAATTTCTAATAATTTGGTTTGCAGGGGAGATGAGTCTTGCGCTTCGTCTTCAAATACGGCAAATACTTGATCTTGCCAAATCTTACGGGCGCTGTCGTTTTCTAGTACTCGTAGTGCTGCGAGGATCATATCATCGTAGTCGATGAAGTCGCGCGATCGCCTAGAGTTTTCATATTGTTCATATAAGCCAGCCGCGATCGCTAATATGCCATAATCATCCGGTGTTTGCTCGCTCATTAACCATAAATCTTGTGGTGTCAAACCAGAACTTTTGGCTTCGCGAATCACTATATTAGCTAGGCTAGGCAGTACTTCTGTCCGCAACACTGATTGTCTTCTCAGCCGTTCTGTTTCTTCTCCATCAAATTGATTACCTTCTAATAAGGCGTTATAACGCCGAGAATTAACAGCAATCCATTGTTCTACACAAGAGCGAATTAAGCGATGATTTTGGTTAGGTGAAATTATTGTAGCTGTATCTAAGTTTAAAGCTGATAAATCTGGATATCTGCTGGCAATATTTAGTGCTAAACCGTGTAATGTATGAACAGCAAATCCTGTTTGTGGTAGTGATAACTCTCGTAGAGACTGACGAATTTTGGCTTTAATATTAGCAGCAGCAGAACGGGTAAAAGTAACAATAATTAGTTGTTTACGAGTATTTAATTGGTAACGTGCGATCGCAATTGCCGCAGCTACCGCCATCCCTGTAGACTTACCAGCGCCAGGAACCGCAGAAACGGCTAATGATCCTCCTTGCCAATCAGCCATGCTTTGTTGCCCTGGACGTAGGTTATTACGGAGGCGTTGTATTGCTTGCTGTCGGAGATTTGCGATCGCACTTTGATTCGATGGCGATACTGTTTCAGTTGTGCTAGTGACTAAAGATCCCTTACTATCGGGACTTGTAAACGGATGATCTGGTGTGTCTGACATTTTTCTTTTAACACGAAAGCGAGGGGTGAGCAGTAAATTATTAATTCCCCTATAAAGGTAACTACAATTAGCTAACAATGACTATTTTTTTAGTAGCAATAATATGGATACAAGCGAGAAACGCTTACGACATTATTTAATGCTATTAGGGATAATTATCCTGGGAGTAGCTTTACGGTTTTGGCATCTTGATTTTAAACCTTTATGGTTGGATGAGGTAATTACAGCTTTAGTTACTCTGGGAAATGGCTATGATGATGTTCCCAAGTTAGAGTTGTTTGGTGTTGAGCAATTACAGCAGCTATTTACGCTGAAAAAAGAAGTTAGTTGTGCTGTAGTTATTCAGACGTTAATTAATCAGTCTACTCATCCGCCGATATTTTTTTGCTTACTAAACAGTTGGTTAAGCTTACTTAAGCCTAATTTTAATACTGTGAGTTGGGCAATGCGATCGCTTCCTGCTTTATTTGGAGTATGTGCGATCGCTGTTGTATACTTCCTCAATGGTATCGCTTTCTCTCCCACCGCAGGACTAATCGGGGCTGCAATTATGGCAGTCTCTCCCTTTGGAGTTTACCTTTCCCAAGAAGCGCGTCATTATACCTTAGCAATATTACTAATTAGCCTAGCACTACTAGCACTCATCAAAATCCAACAAGACATTTATCAACAATTACCACCACGACCTTTAATCTGGATAATGTGGGGTATTTTTAACAGCATTAGTTGTTACATCCACTATTTTTGTATTTTATCCTTAGTTGCTCAAATATTCACACTAACCTTACTGTTTTATTTGCAACGTCATACAATTGCTTCCCAGAGACAAATAAAAGTTGCTACCTTAACAATTATCGGCATCTGCTTGAGCTATTTACCTTGGTTCCCAATACTAATTAAACATTTTGGTCAACCTGAAACAAACTGGCTTGTACCTCCACAAAATATAACTCCATTTTACCAAATTGTAATTAATTGGTTACTAATGGTTATTTCGTTACCAGTAGAAGAACAACAGATATGGATCAAGATTCCATCTGCTTTGCTAACACTACTATTTGCTATCTGGTTTGGCTGGCAAGTTATCCAAGGATTACACAAACTTTGTCAGCAACCAGCAACTCAACCAAGTGTTATTACGCTGGGTAGTTTCATTATCGGTGTGCTGTTAGAATTTATCTTAATTAGTTATCTTTTGAAAAAGGATATTACTGCTGTACCTCGTTATCACTTTGTCTACTTTCCAGCAATATGTGCTTTATTCGCAGCTAGTATCGCCATCAATATTAAACAACCAACCAGTATTTTTTTACCTAACCATCATTTATTTTTAATTATTGTATTAGTTGGTTGCATTAGTTCTATTTTAGTAGGATTTAACATAATTTATCAAAAACCCTATAAACCAGAACAAGTTGCCCAAAACCTGAATATTAAACAACCTATTCCATTAATGGTTGTCGCTGAATATAGTGACTCTCAGGATTTAG contains:
- a CDS encoding polysaccharide deacetylase family protein, with translation MPIAPITPILYRILKPTFPSCLWAGCANSKEIALTFDDGPHPEYTPQLLDVLDRYQVSASFFWLGVCVNRAPAVARSVYQRGHWIGLHGYDHRSFARLSSKELKQSLELTQEAIATSCNLEPKYVRDVRPPNGLFRPRTLDLLHEWNYRPVMWSVVPEDWVRPGISVVTQRIIRQVHNGSLIVLHDGYYGGQDVAQTTAQIIPMLIEQGYNFVTIDRLWEKLQLNTA
- a CDS encoding S1 RNA-binding domain-containing protein, which translates into the protein MTSKSTASQKANQSFTMDDFAKALEQHDYSFQQGQVVRGKVHSYDTDGVYVDIGGKSLAVVPIQEIAANDITDVSTVLPLQEEQEFLIIREQDADGQVTLSRRQLQIKHAWDSIAEMQDNKQSVQVRVSGVNKGGVTVDFQGVRGFIPRSHLIDRENLPELVGQNLTTSFLEVNPETKKLVFSQREANRAASFSQLEVGQLVEGKVSSLKPFGIFVETEGTTGLIHIKQVSQKYIESLPSLFEIGQPIKAVIIELDEGKGRVSLSTRVLENYPGEMLENLAEVMASAEARAERATKKLFG
- a CDS encoding dienelactone hydrolase family protein codes for the protein MTDQEIRTDTVKISNGDIQISAYIAMPASEGVFPGIVVLQEIFGINSHIRDVTERLAKEGYMAIAPALFQRTVPNFEAGYTPESIETGRNYAFQTKASELLSDIQAAIDYLKSLPNVKQNFGVIGFCFGGHVAYLAATLPDIKATASFYGARIATATLGDGEPTITRTPEIKGKLYAFFGSEDASIPVEQVDQIEEELQKYQIPHQIFRYDQADHGFFCDQRSSYNPDAAADAWKQVKQLFAKELQ
- a CDS encoding GntR family transcriptional regulator; amino-acid sequence: MVQFQIQPDSEVPASKQLFDQMQFAIASRQFPPGKRLPSTRLLAMQTGLHRNTISKVYKQLEEGGLVDTQAGSGIYVRALGHEIGTQHRSPLLDNYPKANQIVQKSLDELLNQDFSLSFARELFLAEIDWRLRCSARVLVTVPQRDLGAGELMVQELEEALKIPVQLVPLEELQVLLQQTHSATVVTNRYFIQEAEAIAAPNSVRVIPVDIHDYEDELKLITDLPKDSYLGIVSLSAGILNVAEIIIYSLRGDDLLVVTCQVTDTYKLKAIVRSAHTIIADQVTLPTVKAAIAAAREDIIRPPQIFISENYISTKSISLLKRELGLE
- a CDS encoding ribose-phosphate pyrophosphokinase, translating into MIRSATLTLQPTLPQMVDSNRLRLFSGSANLQLSQEIARYLGMDLGPMLRKRFADGELYIQIQESIRGCDVYLIQPTCQPVNDHLMELLIMIDACRRASARQITAVMPYYGYARADRKTAGRESITAKLVANLITQAGADRILAMDLHSAQIQGYFDIPFDHVYGSPVLINYLASKQLSDLVVVSPDVGGVARARAFAKKLNDAPLAIVDKRRQAHNVAEVMNVIGDVAGKTAVLVDDMIDTGGTISEAARILRQQGARQVYACATHAVFSPPAIERLSSGVFEEVIVTNTIPVPESDRFEQLTLLSVANVLGETIWRIHEDTSVSSMFR
- a CDS encoding tetratricopeptide repeat protein; its protein translation is MDSSLPILYLSVLLILLAIAGFTILRQVLKTRQTEMAISRLQGQLSNEKGAPEDYYQLGSIYLDKKLYSQAIGQFQKALKAEDPEPEILALTYNGLGFAYFAQEQYDLAIRNYKEALKAQPNYVTGINNLAHAYERKKLTAQALQTYEDALKYDPDNDTAKRRAESLKKRFVTS
- a CDS encoding transporter substrate-binding domain-containing protein, which gives rise to MKFKTSLFRLHPLLFLLFVAISFLSFNSNCASAAELEKIKQRGSLIVAVKDNLRPLGFRNTAGNLQGLEIDLAKRLAAEILGNSEAVVLQPVNNRDRLSVVTNNKVDLTIARVAATTARSRLVDLSFSYYLDGTTFVTKNPNVRLINDLSRQKIAVIKGSSTIADVKYNLPNAQLVGVDSYEAGRSLLESNQVVAFAADASVLAGWVQEYPQYRLLPSRLSTEALSVVMPKGLKYDTLRRQVNSAIARWQAEGWLKERANYWGLP
- the rplT gene encoding 50S ribosomal protein L20, translated to MTRVKRGNVARKHRKKILKLAKGFRGSHSKLYRTANQQVMKALRNAYRDRKKRKRDFRRLWITRINAAARMQGVSYSQLIGKMKKANIEINRKMLAQIAVIDPGSFAQVVQLATSSQG
- the rpmI gene encoding 50S ribosomal protein L35; translated protein: MPKLKTRRAAAKRFKATGSGKIFRRKAFKNHLLEHKSSERRNRLSQKALVHERDEENVRLMLPYL
- a CDS encoding ATP-dependent helicase; this encodes MSDTPDHPFTSPDSKGSLVTSTTETVSPSNQSAIANLRQQAIQRLRNNLRPGQQSMADWQGGSLAVSAVPGAGKSTGMAVAAAIAIARYQLNTRKQLIIVTFTRSAAANIKAKIRQSLRELSLPQTGFAVHTLHGLALNIASRYPDLSALNLDTATIISPNQNHRLIRSCVEQWIAVNSRRYNALLEGNQFDGEETERLRRQSVLRTEVLPSLANIVIREAKSSGLTPQDLWLMSEQTPDDYGILAIAAGLYEQYENSRRSRDFIDYDDMILAALRVLENDSARKIWQDQVFAVFEDEAQDSSPLQTKLLEILATDSGSAKQFEITNTNNLNLVRVGDPNQAINSTFTPADPIYFRSFCSECSQIGRLATMDQAGRSSRIIIDAANFVLNWVNRSYGGEQIGSELSNPKSELPFSPQNIRPVNLDDPQQDANPAPTGRGLEIYKPRDVYDTVKLIGKRVIELFAQNPEGNAAVLVRENRQGSFIAEQLHFLQREHGIEVYDVAQSNLYSHVPAEILAVLQFLDRPHSPDYLKAALEVFVQRQLIPTQDLNALASLPEQFLYPGPLDPPQTPAVRQAGRYCRSLLRARLELPHYQLISFLALTLNYDQSELATADKLAERIAKQTAGNGSLSANLTVLSEIVNSEKFEPVEAEDSEGRYLRKGQLTIITMHKAKGLDWDYVFIPFLHEDTLPGSPWVPTAAQFLGEFTLAEVARAQIRAYLHGKYLQPQDLPELPVATEAWQQAARLKSAEEYRLLYVAMTRAKRLLWMAAEDKGPFRWNTFNHNQGDNLQEKKPCPVIPALKSRFPNSVVALSEVL